In Balaenoptera musculus isolate JJ_BM4_2016_0621 chromosome 19, mBalMus1.pri.v3, whole genome shotgun sequence, one genomic interval encodes:
- the CLEC3A gene encoding C-type lectin domain family 3 member A: protein MAKNGLVIYILVITLLLDQTTSHTSKFKAKKHSKRRVKEKDGDLKIQVEKLWREVNALKEMQALQTVCLRGTKFHKKCYLALEGLKHFHEANEDCISKGGTLVVPRSSDEINAVRDYGKRSLPGVNDFWLGINDMVTEGKFVDINGVAISFLNWDHAQPNGGKRENCVLFSQSTQGKWSDEVCRSSKRYICEFTIP from the exons ATGGCAAAGAATGGACTTGTAATTTACATCCTGGTTATCACCTTACTCCTGGACCAGACCACCAGCCACACGTCCAAGTTCAAAGCCAAGAAGCACAGCAAACGCCGAGTGAAAG AAAAGGATGGAGACCTGAAGATTCAAGTGGAAAAGCTCTGGAGAGAAGTCAATGCCCTGAAGGAAATGCAAGCCCTGCAGACAG TCTGTCTCCGAGGCACAAAATTTCACAAGAAGTGCTACCTTGCTTTGGAAGGCTTGAAGCACTTCCACGAAGCCAACGAAGACTGCATTTCCAAGGGAGGGACGCTGGTTGTCCCCAGAAGCTCCGATGAAATCAACGCCGTCCGAGACTATGGTAAAAGGAGCCTGCCGGGGGTCAATGACTTTTGGCTGGGCATCAACGACATGGTCACAGAAGGCAAGTTTGTCGATATCAATGGAGTCGCCATCTCCTTCCTCAACTGGGACCATGCACAGCCTAATGGTGGCAAGCGGGAAAACTGTGTCCTCTTCTCACAGTCAACTCAGGGCAAATGGAGTGACGAGGTCTGTCGCAGCAGCAAGAGGTACATATGTGAGTTCACCATCCCCTAA